From the genome of Verrucomicrobiia bacterium, one region includes:
- a CDS encoding type II secretion system F family protein, which translates to MPKFSYVAMDQKGKEQKGVIEVASQNEAIGRVKEMGLFPTKIVEVTATKEKKGTPKKGAAKGSGKKKGAGSINIKIPGLGGGVKSKVLTTFTRQLATLVDAGLPLLRGMRVLEKQERNSTLKNAIGELALSVEGGSTFSEALAQHPKIFNRLYVNMVKAGELGGVLEVVLNRLAEFQEKAQKIKGKVIAAMFYPVAVLVVAVAILGVLIVVVIPKFKEVFAGLGEGRPLPAFTQLVLNISDMVRHNMIITAIVVVSAVVIFLLVIKTKIGRHFWDKFKLKMPVLGPVVSKVAISRFTRTLGTLVSSGVPILQALTIVRDTSGNVIVANAVMAVHESVKEGETITAPLEASGVFPPMVISMVDVGEQTGALPEMMMKIADNYDDEVDNAVAAMTSLLEPIMIIFLAVIVGSIVIAMFLPLIDLMNNLGGDGG; encoded by the coding sequence ATGCCCAAGTTCAGCTACGTGGCGATGGATCAAAAGGGGAAGGAGCAAAAGGGGGTCATTGAAGTCGCCAGCCAAAATGAGGCAATTGGCCGCGTCAAGGAGATGGGGTTGTTTCCCACCAAAATCGTCGAAGTCACCGCCACCAAGGAAAAGAAGGGCACGCCGAAAAAAGGCGCCGCCAAAGGTTCGGGCAAGAAAAAGGGCGCGGGCAGTATCAATATCAAGATTCCCGGCCTGGGCGGCGGGGTTAAGTCAAAGGTTCTCACCACATTTACCCGGCAGTTGGCCACGCTGGTGGACGCCGGTTTGCCCTTGTTGCGCGGCATGCGCGTGTTGGAAAAGCAGGAGCGTAACAGCACCTTGAAGAACGCCATTGGTGAGTTGGCCTTGTCTGTGGAAGGCGGCAGCACCTTTTCAGAAGCGCTGGCGCAGCATCCCAAGATTTTCAACCGACTTTACGTGAACATGGTGAAAGCCGGTGAACTGGGCGGTGTTCTGGAAGTCGTGCTGAATCGTCTGGCTGAATTCCAGGAAAAAGCCCAAAAAATCAAAGGCAAGGTGATCGCGGCCATGTTTTACCCGGTCGCGGTGTTGGTGGTGGCCGTCGCGATTTTAGGGGTTTTGATCGTGGTGGTTATTCCCAAATTTAAGGAAGTGTTCGCCGGATTGGGCGAAGGTCGCCCCTTACCCGCTTTCACGCAGTTGGTTTTGAATATCAGCGATATGGTGCGCCACAACATGATCATCACCGCGATCGTGGTTGTCAGTGCCGTGGTCATTTTCCTGCTGGTGATCAAAACGAAAATCGGCCGCCATTTCTGGGATAAGTTCAAGTTGAAGATGCCGGTTTTAGGACCGGTTGTCAGCAAAGTAGCGATCTCGCGCTTCACCCGTACGTTAGGCACTCTGGTCAGCAGTGGCGTGCCGATCTTGCAGGCGCTGACCATTGTGCGCGACACGTCCGGCAACGTCATTGTGGCCAATGCGGTGATGGCCGTGCATGAGAGCGTGAAGGAAGGTGAAACCATCACCGCCCCGCTGGAAGCTTCCGGAGTCTTTCCCCCGATGGTGATCTCCATGGTGGACGTGGGCGAGCAGACCGGCGCGTTGCCGGAAATGATGATGAAAATCGCCGATAACTACGATGATGAGGTGGACAACGCCGTGGCGGCCATGACCTCGCTGCTCGAGCCGATCATGATTATTTTTCTGGCGGTCATCGTTGGCAGCATCGTTATCGCGATGTTCCTGCCTTTGATTGACCTGATGAACAACCTGGGCGGTGACGGCGGTTAA
- the gspE gene encoding type II secretion system ATPase GspE: MAEEISNPLLALVREQGLVDDLQYEEVVSELKRSGTSVFQLLQDFEIMDADSILQAMSNHLGAEVVSLKGREIPRNVIEALPANTAKMYRCVPVALEGSTLQVAFEDPLDPAKIDELGFVVKKDVQLVLADPAEINTALDHYYGEETSEDVSKLLEELGGDDKITEEVVNAAEAESDEDLVAGLANEAPIVRFVNLVLLQAVKDRASDIHFEPFETEFRIRYRVDGALYEMSPPPKHLALPVVSRIKVMANLNISERRLPQDGRINYKLGKREIDLRVSTLPTQFGESVVLRVLDRSAISLDLDSLGFPKSTLDFVGEVIQRPNGIFVVTGPTGSGKTTTLYSCLRRVNTIDSKLLTAEDPVEFDIEGIMQVAINEAQGMTFGKALRSFLRQDPDIIMVGEMRDLETAQIAIQASLTGHLVLSTLHTNDAPGAVTRLVDMGTEPFLVSSTLMAVLAQRLVRRICKECKTPFEPTDQQLSMLNLSPHDLGDKVFYYGRGCSACNDTGYRGRKGIYELLVCGDTIRSMITERAPTVVMRQKAVELGMVTLREDGLRSIFDGDTTIEEVVKYT, from the coding sequence ATGGCCGAAGAAATCTCAAATCCGCTGTTGGCGCTCGTGCGGGAGCAGGGGCTCGTGGATGATCTGCAATACGAGGAAGTCGTTTCCGAACTCAAACGTAGCGGCACCTCCGTGTTTCAACTCCTGCAGGATTTTGAAATCATGGATGCGGATTCCATTTTGCAGGCCATGTCCAATCATCTCGGCGCGGAGGTGGTGTCGCTCAAGGGCCGTGAGATTCCGCGCAATGTGATTGAAGCGCTGCCGGCCAACACCGCAAAGATGTATCGCTGCGTGCCGGTGGCCTTGGAGGGCAGCACCCTGCAGGTGGCGTTCGAGGACCCGTTGGACCCGGCGAAAATTGACGAGCTGGGGTTTGTGGTGAAGAAGGACGTCCAATTGGTGTTGGCTGATCCCGCCGAGATCAACACGGCTCTCGATCATTATTACGGCGAGGAAACGAGTGAAGATGTCAGCAAGCTGCTCGAGGAATTGGGCGGTGACGACAAAATCACCGAGGAAGTCGTCAACGCGGCGGAAGCCGAGAGCGACGAGGATCTGGTGGCGGGGCTGGCCAACGAAGCGCCGATTGTTCGATTTGTAAACCTGGTGTTGTTGCAAGCCGTGAAAGACCGGGCGAGCGACATTCACTTCGAGCCGTTCGAGACCGAGTTTCGCATCCGTTACCGCGTGGATGGCGCGTTATATGAAATGTCGCCGCCACCGAAGCATCTGGCGCTGCCGGTGGTGTCGCGCATCAAGGTCATGGCGAACCTCAACATTTCCGAGCGCCGCCTGCCGCAAGATGGCCGCATCAATTACAAGTTGGGGAAACGCGAGATTGATTTGCGGGTATCCACGCTGCCAACGCAATTCGGCGAATCCGTGGTGTTGCGCGTGCTGGATCGTTCCGCGATCAGCCTGGATTTGGATTCCCTGGGATTTCCCAAAAGCACGTTGGATTTTGTGGGCGAGGTGATTCAACGCCCGAACGGCATTTTCGTGGTGACCGGCCCGACCGGCTCCGGCAAAACGACGACGCTTTATTCGTGTTTGCGACGGGTGAACACGATTGATTCAAAATTGCTGACCGCCGAGGATCCGGTGGAATTCGATATCGAAGGCATCATGCAGGTGGCGATCAATGAAGCCCAGGGCATGACTTTCGGCAAGGCCTTGCGATCCTTCCTGCGGCAGGACCCGGATATCATCATGGTCGGGGAAATGCGCGACTTGGAAACCGCGCAGATTGCCATTCAAGCCTCGCTGACGGGGCACTTGGTTTTGAGCACGCTGCACACCAATGACGCGCCCGGAGCAGTGACGCGATTGGTGGACATGGGGACTGAGCCGTTTCTGGTTTCCTCCACTTTGATGGCGGTATTGGCGCAACGTCTGGTGCGGCGCATTTGCAAGGAGTGCAAGACGCCGTTTGAACCGACGGACCAACAGCTATCCATGCTGAACCTTTCGCCGCACGATCTCGGCGATAAAGTGTTCTATTATGGTCGCGGCTGTTCGGCCTGCAATGATACGGGGTACCGCGGGCGAAAGGGCATTTACGAGTTATTGGTCTGCGGTGATACGATCCGCTCCATGATTACCGAGCGCGCCCCCACGGTGGTCATGCGCCAGAAGGCCGTCGAATTGGGCATGGTAACTTTGCGCGAGGACGGCTTGCGCAGCATCTTTGACGGTGATACTACTATTGAAGAAGTCGTGAAATACACTTAA
- a CDS encoding type IV pilus twitching motility protein PilT, whose protein sequence is MAYSMSDLLQLVVSEGSSDLHIRVGIPPTIRVHGILHRVEGPPCTPEDAEELMRSITSDDHVQQIRERGGADFGFAFGEAARFRVSAFKEKGNFGLVLRQIPSKLLTMEQIGIPPSTRELLYKPRGLVLVTGPTGSGKTTTLASMINIINEERDDAHIITIEDPIEYYHHHKKAVVTQREVHVDVPNFAEGLRRALRQDPDIILVGEMRDLETIEAAVTAAETGHLVFGTLHTTGAAKTIDRLVNAFPINQQETIRIQLSTVLQAVISQLLIPRVDKPGRVAVFEVMVNTPSISALIRDNKTFRLQSDIQTGAKYGMVTLDSFLLDKYQLGMISRDEVITKSQDPVTIQQKLQELELAQAVGADKK, encoded by the coding sequence ATGGCTTACTCAATGTCCGATTTGTTGCAGTTGGTGGTGTCCGAAGGGTCATCCGACCTTCACATTCGCGTCGGCATCCCCCCCACCATCCGCGTCCATGGTATTTTGCACCGCGTGGAGGGGCCGCCCTGCACGCCGGAAGATGCCGAGGAATTGATGCGCAGCATCACGTCGGACGATCACGTTCAGCAAATTCGCGAGCGCGGCGGCGCGGACTTTGGTTTTGCCTTCGGCGAGGCGGCGCGATTCCGGGTCAGCGCCTTCAAGGAAAAGGGCAACTTTGGCCTCGTGCTGCGTCAGATTCCGAGCAAGTTGCTGACGATGGAGCAGATTGGTATTCCGCCCTCCACCCGGGAATTGCTGTACAAGCCGCGCGGTTTGGTGTTGGTGACCGGGCCGACGGGTTCGGGTAAAACCACCACGCTGGCTTCGATGATCAACATCATCAACGAAGAGCGGGACGACGCGCATATCATCACCATTGAGGACCCGATCGAATACTATCACCACCATAAAAAAGCGGTGGTGACGCAACGCGAGGTCCACGTGGACGTGCCGAATTTCGCCGAAGGTTTGCGGCGCGCTTTGCGCCAGGACCCGGACATCATTCTGGTCGGTGAAATGCGTGACTTGGAAACGATTGAAGCGGCGGTGACGGCGGCGGAAACGGGACACTTGGTCTTCGGCACGCTGCACACGACGGGTGCGGCCAAGACGATTGACCGCTTGGTGAACGCGTTCCCGATCAACCAGCAGGAAACGATTCGCATCCAGCTTTCCACGGTGTTGCAGGCGGTGATTTCGCAATTGCTGATTCCGCGCGTGGACAAGCCGGGACGCGTGGCGGTTTTTGAGGTCATGGTGAACACGCCCTCAATTTCCGCGCTGATCCGCGACAACAAAACCTTCCGCCTGCAATCGGACATCCAGACCGGCGCCAAATACGGCATGGTGACGCTGGACAGTTTTCTTCTGGATAAATATCAGCTCGGGATGATTTCGCGCGACGAAGTCATCACGAAATCGCAGGATCCGGTGACGATCCAGCAGAAGTTGCAGGAATTGGAATTGGCGCAGGCGGTGGGCGCCGACAAGAAATAA
- the tadA gene encoding Flp pilus assembly complex ATPase component TadA, with protein MAEKDDYLIDMLVDLGFVTPDQVAQARQEAEASGVGVVDLMVANQIVRPEDVTQAKAAHFGAEVVNLAAMQIEDDVIAAVRRDIAKKYRVIPVFKHENTLTVALADPSDIATIDTLSHLLHADIVVQVASDADIEAALSKYYGGRGDTALDTMIQEITRGEVEIAAPMEDITSAGNAATADGDAPLIKLVNQIIIDAFKMRASDIHLEPLAKRFRLRLRIDGMMHEVKSPPKRLQPAIIARLKIQSNMSIAEHRIPQDGRIQTTVGGGKLIDLRVSCLPTQHGESIVMRILDKEGLRVGLAELGYLADDQQLIEKLISLPDGLFLVTGPTGSGKTTTLYSCLHFINRPDRKIITVEDPVEYVLAGINQVQVSELVGLTFSAALRSILRQAPNIIMIGEIRDLETASIAINASLTGHLVFSTLHTNDAPGAVTRLIDIGVKPFLVASSTRALMAQRLVRKVCKKCGAPWTPPDNELKALDIDATAAASATFRKGKGCDNCSGTGCRGRMGIFEIFVIDDEARKLIYDKVPTAVLRSRAREMGMRTLREDGIRKVLAGMTTPDEVIRATVGDEN; from the coding sequence GTGGCTGAGAAAGACGATTATTTGATTGATATGCTGGTGGATTTGGGGTTCGTGACCCCAGATCAGGTGGCGCAAGCCCGCCAGGAAGCGGAGGCGTCCGGCGTGGGCGTGGTGGACCTGATGGTCGCCAACCAGATAGTTCGCCCGGAGGACGTCACTCAAGCGAAAGCCGCGCACTTCGGCGCGGAGGTCGTCAATCTGGCTGCGATGCAGATCGAGGATGACGTGATCGCAGCGGTGCGTCGCGACATTGCCAAAAAGTACCGCGTCATTCCGGTGTTCAAACATGAGAACACCCTGACCGTGGCCTTGGCGGACCCTTCAGATATCGCCACGATTGACACGTTAAGCCATTTATTGCACGCGGACATCGTGGTGCAGGTGGCTTCCGACGCGGATATTGAAGCGGCGTTGAGCAAGTATTACGGCGGGCGGGGGGATACGGCATTGGACACGATGATTCAGGAGATCACTCGTGGCGAAGTGGAGATTGCCGCGCCGATGGAGGACATTACGTCCGCCGGAAATGCCGCCACGGCGGACGGCGACGCGCCGTTGATCAAGTTGGTGAATCAAATCATCATTGACGCCTTCAAGATGCGCGCGTCGGATATTCACTTGGAGCCGCTCGCCAAACGGTTCCGGTTGCGGCTGCGAATTGACGGCATGATGCATGAGGTAAAAAGTCCGCCCAAGCGGCTGCAACCCGCCATCATTGCGCGCCTCAAGATTCAATCCAACATGTCCATTGCGGAACATCGCATTCCGCAAGACGGCCGTATTCAAACCACGGTGGGCGGCGGCAAGTTGATTGACTTGCGCGTTTCCTGTCTGCCCACGCAGCACGGCGAATCCATCGTGATGCGTATTTTGGACAAGGAAGGGTTGCGCGTTGGACTGGCCGAGCTGGGTTACCTGGCGGACGACCAGCAGTTGATCGAGAAATTGATCAGTCTGCCGGACGGATTATTTTTGGTCACGGGACCGACCGGCTCGGGAAAAACCACCACGCTCTATTCCTGTCTGCATTTCATCAATCGTCCCGACCGCAAAATCATCACGGTGGAAGACCCGGTGGAATATGTGCTGGCGGGTATTAATCAAGTGCAGGTGAGTGAACTCGTGGGTTTGACTTTCTCCGCCGCGTTGCGCTCGATTCTGCGCCAGGCGCCCAACATCATCATGATTGGGGAAATTCGCGACCTGGAAACCGCGTCCATTGCCATCAACGCGTCGCTGACCGGTCACCTGGTGTTCTCGACTTTGCACACGAATGACGCGCCCGGCGCGGTGACCCGTTTGATTGACATCGGCGTCAAACCCTTCCTGGTGGCTTCCTCGACCCGTGCCCTGATGGCCCAGCGGCTGGTGCGAAAAGTCTGCAAGAAATGTGGCGCACCCTGGACGCCGCCGGATAACGAGTTGAAGGCGTTGGATATTGACGCGACGGCGGCCGCCAGCGCGACGTTCCGCAAAGGAAAAGGATGTGACAATTGTTCCGGGACGGGATGCCGCGGACGAATGGGAATTTTTGAAATTTTTGTGATTGATGATGAGGCGCGCAAGTTGATTTACGACAAGGTGCCGACGGCGGTGTTGCGGTCCCGTGCGCGCGAGATGGGCATGCGGACTTTGCGGGAAGACGGAATCCGCAAGGTGTTGGCGGGTATGACGACGCCGGATGAGGTCATTCGCGCAACCGTGGGTGACGAAAATTGA